In one Betta splendens chromosome 14, fBetSpl5.4, whole genome shotgun sequence genomic region, the following are encoded:
- the plekhb1 gene encoding pleckstrin homology domain-containing family B member 1 isoform X2, whose translation MALLRSGWLWRQTSVLKRWKLNWCDLWIDGSLCFYKSDNRRELEQRISLKTTCIDVHSGLECGAVTPPENNPKENLIVVLLKDSSTFHLCANSEDDAIAWKLTLLETRRNPVFTYDPYDDSYQAVPLNSYNTVYITPGTGPVFVHQDPFDGVAENLAMGLLAGMAAGAAMRSFLWMPLFFC comes from the exons ATGGCCCTCCTGAGGTCTGGCTGGTTGTGGAGACAAA CTTCTGTCCTAAAACGCTGGAAGCTAAACTGGTGTGACCTTTGGATTGACGGGAGCTTGTGTTTCTACAAGTCTGACAACAGGCGAGAGCTGGAGCAGCGCATCAGCCTCAAGACAACATGCATAGATGTCCATTCAGGCCTGGAGTGTGGAG CTGTGACACCACCAGAGAACAACCCCAAGGAAAACCTCATTGTGGTTTTGCTTAAAGATAGTTCAACATTCCACCTGTGTGCCAACAGCGAGGACGACGCCAT AGCCTGGAAGCTGACTCTGCTGGAGACCAGGAGAAATCCG GTATTTACGTACGACCCATATGACGACTCCTACCAGGCCGTACCCCTGAACAGTTATAATACTGTGTACATCACACCTGGAACTGGACCAG TGTTTGTCCACCA GGACCCGTTTGACGGCGTGGCAGAGAACCTGGCTATGGGATTACTGGCAGGGATGGCAGCGGGCGCAGCCATGCGCTCGTTCCTCTGGATGCCCCTCTTTTTCTGCTGA
- the LOC114869253 gene encoding lathosterol oxidase-like encodes MDLVLNVADYYVLTPYVYPTSWPEDGALRQIISLLVVTNLGAAVLYLSLGALSYYFIFDHDLMKHPHFLENQVRREIKYALMSLPWINFPTVVLFSAKVRGYSKLYDSISDSPLGWPGLFLSLTFYVFFTDMCFYCIHRILHYKLMYKLFHKPHHMWKIPTPFASQAIHPVDAFLQGLPYHIYPLFFPLHKVLYLLLYVFANIWAVSIHDGDYRIPRGLTAVISGSAHHADHHLFFNYNYGQYFTLWDRLGGSYRHPSGLMGKGPHDLIRKLQAEGKLGGDEIKGKRQVNGHSWGEVTHKED; translated from the exons ATGGATCTTGTGCTGAATGTTGCCGACTATTACGTCCTCACCCCGTACGTGTACCCCACATCGTGGCCTGAGGACGGGGCTCTGCGGCAGATCATCAGCCTGTTGGTGGTGACGAACCTTGGAGCTGCAGTCCTGTACCTGAGCCTGGGGGCCCTCAGCTACTATTTCATCTTTGACCATGATCTGATGAAGCACCCACACTTCTTAGAG AATCAGGTTCGTAGGGAAATCAAATATGCTCTAATGTCTCTTCCGTGGATCAACTTCCCCACGGTAGTTTTGTTTTCTGCTAAAGTTAGAGGCTACAGCAAACTGTACGACAGCATCAGTGATTCTCCACTGG GCTGGCCTGGTCTTTTCCTGAGTTTGACCTTCTACGTGTTTTTCACTGACATGTGTTTCTACTGCATCCATCGCATTCTACATTACAAACTTATGTATAAG CTGTTTCACAAACCACACCACATGTGGAAGATCCCCACTCCCTTCGCCAGCCAAGCCATTCATCCAGTAGATGCCTTTTTGCAAGGACTCCCATACCACATCTACCCTTTATTCTTCCCTCTCCACAAAGTGCTCTACTTGCTGCTGTATGTTTTTGCCAACATCTGGGCCGTCTCTATCCATGATGGTGACTATCGTATTCCCAGGGGTCTGACTGCTGTCATCAGTGGCTCGGCTCACCACGCTGACCACCACCTCTTCTTTAACTATAATTATGGCCAGTACTTTACACTGTGGGATCGTCTGGGAGGCTCCTACAGGCACCCCTCGGGTTTAATGGGGAAGGGTCCTCATGATTTGATCAGGAAACTTCAAGCAGAGGGAAAGTTAGGAGGTGACGAAATAAAAGGGAAAAGGCAAGTGAATGGACACAGTTGGGGGGAAGTCACACACAAGGAGGACTAA
- the LOC114869255 gene encoding lathosterol oxidase-like produces the protein MDLVLNVADFYVLTPYVYPTSWPEDGALRQIISLMVVTNLGAAVLYLGLGAISYYFIFDHDLMKHPQFLENQVRREIKYALTSLPWISIPTVALFFAEVRGYSKLYDNVSDSPLGWPGLFLSMISFLFFTDMCIYWIHRFLHHKLIYKMFHKPHHIWKIPTPFASHAFHPVDGFMQGLPYHIYPFLFPLHKVLYLLLYVFVNIWTISIHDGDYRVPRGLTAVINGSAHHTDHHLFFDYNYGQYFTLWDRLGGSYRHPSGLKGKGPHDLIRKLQAEGKLVGDKGKGQVNGHSWREVTHKEE, from the exons ATGGATCTCGTGCTGAACGTTGCAGACTTTTACGTCCTCACCCCGTACGTGTACCCCACATCGTGGCCTGAGGACGGGGCTCTGCGGCAGATCATCAGCCTGATGGTGGTGACGAACCTTGGAGCTGCAGTCCTGTATCTGGGCCTGGGGGCCATCAGCTACTATTTCATCTTTGACCATGATCTGATGAAACACCCACAGTTCTTAGAG AATCAGGTTCGTAGGGAGATCAAATATGCTCTTACGTCTCTTCCCTGGATCAGCATCCCCACGgtagctttgttttttgctgAAGTTAGAGGCTACAGCAAACTGTACGATAATGTCAGCGATTCTCCACTGG gttgGCCTGGTCTTTTCCTGAGTATGATCTCGTTCCTGTTTTTCACTGACATGTGTATCTACTGGATTCATCGCTTTCTACATCACAAACTTATCTATAAG ATGTTCCACAAACCACACCACATATGGAAGATCCCCACTCCCTTCGCCAGTCATGCCTTTCATCCAGTAGATGGCTTTATGCAGGGACTCCCATACCACATCTACCctttcctcttccctctccaCAAAGTACTCTACTTACTACTGTACGTTTTTGTCAACATCTGGACCATTTCTATCCATGATGGCGACTATCGTGTTCCAAGGGGTCTGACTGCTGTCATCAATGGCTCGGCTCACCACACTGACCACCACCTCTTCTTTGACTACAATTATGGCCAGTACTTTACACTGTGGGATCGTCTGGGAGGCTCCTACAGGCACCCCTCAGGTTTAAAGGGGAAGGGTCCCCATGATTTGATCAGGAAACTTCAAGCAGAGGGAAAGTTAGTAGGTGACAAAGGGAAAGGGCAAGTGAATGGACACAGTTGGAGAGAAGTAACACACAAGGAGGAGTAA
- the LOC114869254 gene encoding lathosterol oxidase-like has translation MDLVLNVADFYVLTPYVYPTSWPEDGALRQIISLMVVTNLGAAVLYLGLGAISYYFIFDHDLMKHPQFLENQVRREIQYALTSLPWISIPTVALFFAEVRGYSKLYDNVNEFPLGWPGLFLSMISYVVFTDMCIYCIHRCLHHKLTYKLFHKAHHMWKIPSPFASHALHPVDAFVQGLPYHIYPFLFPLHKVLYLLVYVFVNIWAISLHDGDYRVPRVLTTVICGSAHHADHHLFFNYNYGQYFALWDRLGGSYRHPSGLMGKGPNDLIRKLQAEGKLGCERMKGKGQLNGHSSREVTHKEE, from the exons ATGGATCTCGTGCTGAACGTTGCAGACTTTTACGTCCTCACCCCGTACGTGTACCCCACATCGTGGCCTGAGGACGGGGCTCTGCGGCAGATCATCAGCCTGATGGTGGTGACGAACCTTGGAGCTGCAGTCCTGTATCTGGGCCTGGGGGCCATCAGCTACTATTTCATCTTTGACCATGATCTGATGAAACACCCACAGTTCTTAGAG AATCAGGTTCGTAGAGAGATCCAATATGCTCTTACGTCTCTTCCCTGGATCAGCATCCCCACGgtagctttgttttttgctgAAGTCAGAGGCTACAGCAAACTGTACGACAACGTCAATGAATTTCCACTGG GTTGGCCTGGTCTTTTCCTGAGTATGATCTCCTATGTGGTTTTCACTGACATGTGTATCTACTGCATCCATCGCTGTCTACATCACAAACTTACCTATAAG CTGTTTCACAAAGCACACCACATGTGGAAGATCCCCTCTCCCTTCGCCAGCCATGCCCTTCATCCTGTAGATGCCTTTGTGCAGGGGCTCCCATACCACATCTACCccttcctcttccctctccaCAAAGTGCTCTACTTGCTGGTGTATGTTTTTGTCAACATCTGGGCTATTTCTCTCCATGATGGTGACTATCGTGTTCCCAGGGTCCTGACCACTGTCATCTGTGGCTCGGCTCACCACGCTGACCACCACCTCTTCTTCAACTATAATTATGGCCAGTATTTTGCACTGTGGGATCGTCTGGGAGGCTCCTACAGGCACCCCTCAGGTTTAATGGGGAAGGGTCCCAATGATTTGATCAGGAAACTTCAAGCAGAGGGAAAGTTAGGATGTGAGAGAATGAAAGGTAAAGGGCAATTGAACGGACACAGTTCGAGAGAAGTCACACACAAGGAGGAGTAA
- the plekhb1 gene encoding pleckstrin homology domain-containing family B member 1 isoform X1, with amino-acid sequence MALLRSGWLWRQTSVLKRWKLNWCDLWIDGSLCFYKSDNRRELEQRISLKTTCIDVHSGLECGAVTPPENNPKENLIVVLLKDSSTFHLCANSEDDAIAWKLTLLETRRNPVFTYDPYDDSYQAVPLNSYNTVYITPGTGPGTHQVIVQRDPFDGVAENLAMGLLAGMAAGAAMRSFLWMPLFFC; translated from the exons ATGGCCCTCCTGAGGTCTGGCTGGTTGTGGAGACAAA CTTCTGTCCTAAAACGCTGGAAGCTAAACTGGTGTGACCTTTGGATTGACGGGAGCTTGTGTTTCTACAAGTCTGACAACAGGCGAGAGCTGGAGCAGCGCATCAGCCTCAAGACAACATGCATAGATGTCCATTCAGGCCTGGAGTGTGGAG CTGTGACACCACCAGAGAACAACCCCAAGGAAAACCTCATTGTGGTTTTGCTTAAAGATAGTTCAACATTCCACCTGTGTGCCAACAGCGAGGACGACGCCAT AGCCTGGAAGCTGACTCTGCTGGAGACCAGGAGAAATCCG GTATTTACGTACGACCCATATGACGACTCCTACCAGGCCGTACCCCTGAACAGTTATAATACTGTGTACATCACACCTGGAACTGGACCAG GCACGCACCAGGTTATCGTTCAGAGGGACCCGTTTGACGGCGTGGCAGAGAACCTGGCTATGGGATTACTGGCAGGGATGGCAGCGGGCGCAGCCATGCGCTCGTTCCTCTGGATGCCCCTCTTTTTCTGCTGA